In the genome of Flaviflexus ciconiae, one region contains:
- a CDS encoding arginine repressor, which produces MKTTPTTRAARHSVITEIISSNQIASQEALRLELLERGIVVTQATLSRDLDDLRATKVRFPGGRQGYVLPNPDDVPDATIAARDYLERWCRDLLLTAQVAFNQVVLRTPPGAAQILAASVDRAVIDGVLGCIAGDDTVLLITNSGERAQSLATYLLNIAEQRPSEKEKNA; this is translated from the coding sequence ATGAAGACTACCCCGACGACGCGCGCCGCACGCCACTCGGTGATCACCGAGATTATTTCCAGCAACCAGATCGCCAGCCAGGAAGCACTCCGGCTGGAACTGCTCGAACGCGGCATCGTTGTCACTCAGGCAACGCTCTCCCGCGACCTGGATGATCTGCGGGCAACGAAGGTGCGTTTCCCGGGTGGTCGCCAAGGCTACGTCCTGCCCAATCCAGATGATGTTCCCGACGCGACAATCGCGGCCCGCGACTACCTCGAACGCTGGTGCCGGGACCTGTTGCTCACCGCCCAGGTTGCCTTTAACCAAGTGGTCTTGCGAACCCCGCCCGGTGCGGCGCAGATCCTTGCTGCGTCGGTCGACCGGGCTGTCATTGACGGTGTCCTCGGCTGCATTGCCGGCGACGACACCGTCCTGCTTATCACCAATTCCGGTGAGCGCGCACAGTCGCTTGCCACCTATCTACTAAACATTGCTGAACAAAGACCATCAGAGAAAGAGAAAAACGCATGA
- the ilvD gene encoding dihydroxy-acid dehydratase, which produces MSNEDFPDGIDIKPRSRDVTDGLEKTAARGMLRAVGMGDDDWVKPQIGIASSWNEITPCNMTLSKLAGFAKEGVHQGGGFPLEFGTISVSDGISMGHEGMHYSLVSREVITDSVETVMSAERLDGSVLLAGCDKSIPGMLMAAARLDLSSVFLYNGSIMPGTAKFEDGTEKEVTLIDAFEAVGACRAGKMSEKDVDAIERAVCPGEGACGGMYTANTMASAAEAMGMSLPGSAAPPAIHRNRSLFARESGNAVVGLLRRGITARDIITRESLLNAIAVVMAFGGSTNAVLHLMAIAHEAEVELTLDDFNMMADRVPHLGNLKPFGEYVMNDVFKVGGVPVVMKALLDNGMLNGDCMTVTGKTVAENLSNVNPPDPDGKILREMKNPIHATGGLAILKGSLAPEGAVVKTAGFDAEVFDGTARVFNQEQPAMDAVLAGELKPGDVVIIRYEGPKGGPGMREMLAITGAIKGAGIGKDVLLITDGRFSGGSTGLCIGHVAPEAVDGGPISLVKDGDRITVNIPKRTIDLHVDDAELEDRRKHLSHPENHRLHGVLGKYAKLVQSASIGAVCY; this is translated from the coding sequence ATGAGTAATGAGGATTTCCCTGACGGTATTGATATCAAGCCCCGCTCCCGGGACGTAACCGATGGGCTGGAGAAAACCGCAGCCCGCGGCATGCTCCGAGCTGTTGGCATGGGTGATGACGACTGGGTGAAACCTCAGATCGGCATTGCCTCCTCCTGGAACGAGATCACGCCGTGCAACATGACGCTGTCGAAGCTGGCGGGCTTCGCAAAGGAAGGCGTGCACCAGGGTGGCGGCTTTCCCCTCGAGTTCGGAACGATCTCCGTTTCCGACGGCATCTCCATGGGTCACGAGGGCATGCACTACTCCCTCGTTTCCCGCGAAGTCATTACCGACTCCGTTGAGACCGTCATGTCGGCCGAGCGCCTTGATGGATCTGTTCTCCTAGCCGGTTGTGACAAGTCAATCCCCGGCATGCTCATGGCAGCAGCCCGCCTCGATCTTTCTTCGGTATTCCTGTACAACGGTTCGATCATGCCGGGCACGGCAAAGTTCGAGGATGGTACCGAGAAGGAAGTCACCCTGATTGATGCCTTCGAAGCGGTCGGTGCGTGCCGTGCAGGCAAGATGTCAGAGAAGGACGTTGATGCTATCGAACGCGCCGTGTGTCCGGGCGAGGGAGCCTGCGGCGGCATGTATACCGCAAACACCATGGCATCCGCCGCCGAGGCCATGGGCATGTCCCTTCCCGGCTCGGCCGCTCCGCCCGCTATTCACCGGAACCGTTCGCTGTTTGCACGCGAGTCCGGCAACGCCGTTGTTGGCCTGCTACGCCGCGGTATCACCGCACGCGACATCATCACCCGCGAATCCCTCCTCAACGCCATCGCTGTTGTCATGGCTTTCGGTGGCTCCACGAACGCGGTTCTTCACCTCATGGCTATCGCCCACGAGGCAGAAGTTGAGCTGACTCTCGATGACTTCAATATGATGGCGGACAGGGTGCCCCACCTCGGTAACCTGAAGCCATTTGGCGAATACGTCATGAATGACGTGTTCAAGGTTGGTGGCGTCCCGGTCGTTATGAAGGCGCTTCTCGACAACGGCATGCTCAACGGTGACTGCATGACGGTCACCGGTAAGACCGTCGCCGAGAACCTGTCCAACGTGAACCCGCCGGATCCGGATGGCAAGATCCTGCGCGAGATGAAGAACCCGATCCACGCAACCGGTGGCCTCGCAATCCTCAAGGGCTCCCTGGCTCCCGAGGGCGCTGTCGTGAAGACCGCTGGCTTCGACGCCGAAGTCTTCGACGGCACCGCACGCGTCTTCAACCAGGAGCAGCCGGCGATGGACGCTGTTCTCGCGGGTGAACTAAAGCCTGGCGACGTGGTCATCATCCGCTACGAGGGTCCCAAGGGCGGCCCGGGCATGAGGGAAATGCTTGCCATCACCGGTGCTATCAAGGGCGCTGGTATTGGCAAGGATGTCCTCCTCATTACCGACGGGCGCTTCTCCGGCGGATCCACCGGCCTCTGCATCGGACACGTTGCCCCGGAGGCTGTTGACGGCGGGCCAATCTCACTCGTAAAGGACGGCGACCGTATCACGGTTAACATCCCGAAACGCACCATTGACCTCCATGTCGATGACGCAGAGCTCGAAGATCGCCGCAAGCATCTCTCCCATCCCGAGAATCACCGCCTGCACGGCGTGCTCGGCAAGTATGCGAAGCTCGTCCAGTCCGCTTCCATTGGAGCGGTCTGCTACTAG
- a CDS encoding argininosuccinate synthase: protein MSEQKDRVVLAYSGGLDTSVAIGWIAEQTGAEVVTVSVDVGQGGEDLEVIRQRAIDCGAVEAYIADARDEFANEYCMPALAANGLYMDAYPLVSAISRPTIVKHLVTAARRFGASTVAHGCTGKGNDQVRFEVGITSLGPDLKCLSPVRDLALTREFAIEYANKHDLPIETTKNNPFSIDQNVWGRAIETGFLEDIWNAPTKDVYQYTDDPTYPPLPDEVIISFDKGIPVAIDGQKVTPLEAIQILNRRAGAQGIGRIDIVEDRMVGIKSREIYEAPGAMTLIEAHRELENVTLDREQARFKRTVADQWTNIVYEGQWFSPLKKSLDAFIESTQEYVSGDIRMTLHGGRATVTGRRSDTSLYDFNLATYDAGDTFDQASARGFIEITGLPSKLAAARDVSFGNGEDLGESVLS from the coding sequence ATGAGCGAACAGAAGGATCGCGTCGTCCTAGCCTATTCGGGCGGGCTTGACACCTCCGTCGCAATCGGATGGATTGCAGAGCAGACAGGAGCTGAGGTTGTTACCGTCTCGGTTGACGTCGGCCAGGGCGGAGAAGATCTTGAAGTTATCCGCCAGCGAGCAATCGACTGCGGCGCCGTCGAGGCCTACATTGCAGACGCACGCGACGAATTCGCCAACGAATACTGCATGCCGGCACTTGCCGCCAACGGCCTCTACATGGATGCCTACCCGCTGGTTTCAGCGATCTCGCGTCCCACCATCGTTAAGCACCTTGTGACCGCGGCCCGCCGCTTCGGTGCCTCCACCGTTGCCCACGGCTGCACCGGCAAGGGCAACGACCAGGTCCGTTTCGAGGTCGGCATTACCTCGCTCGGCCCGGACCTTAAGTGCCTGTCGCCGGTCCGCGACCTTGCCCTCACCCGTGAATTCGCTATCGAGTACGCAAACAAGCACGATCTGCCGATCGAGACGACGAAAAACAACCCGTTCTCGATCGACCAGAACGTCTGGGGCCGCGCCATTGAGACCGGTTTCCTTGAGGACATCTGGAACGCGCCCACGAAGGACGTCTACCAGTACACGGACGACCCGACATATCCGCCGCTTCCCGACGAGGTCATCATCTCGTTCGACAAGGGCATCCCCGTCGCCATCGACGGACAGAAAGTCACTCCGCTTGAAGCGATCCAGATACTCAACCGGCGTGCTGGCGCCCAGGGCATCGGTCGTATCGACATCGTTGAGGACCGCATGGTTGGCATTAAGTCGCGTGAGATTTATGAAGCTCCCGGCGCGATGACTCTCATTGAGGCACACCGCGAGCTTGAGAACGTCACGCTGGACCGTGAGCAGGCGCGCTTTAAGCGGACCGTTGCTGACCAGTGGACCAACATCGTTTACGAGGGCCAGTGGTTCTCTCCGCTCAAGAAGTCGCTTGACGCCTTCATCGAGTCCACGCAGGAATACGTCTCCGGCGACATCCGCATGACCCTGCACGGTGGTCGCGCCACCGTGACCGGTCGTCGCTCCGACACATCCCTATACGACTTCAACCTCGCAACCTACGATGCTGGCGACACGTTCGACCAGGCATCGGCCCGTGGCTTCATCGAGATCACCGGCCTGCCGAGCAAGCTGGCAGCCGCTCGCGATGTTTCCTTCGGTAACGGCGAGGACCTGGGAGAGTCAGTCCTCAGCTAA
- the argF gene encoding ornithine carbamoyltransferase has protein sequence MTEHMTGRHFLKEADFTPAEWVSFVNLAGELKAERAAGREQQRLAGKAIALIFEKTSTRTRAAFEVAAVHQGAATTYLDTSASQIGHKESIEDTARVLGRMYDAIEFRGDRQADVELLAESAGVPVYNGLTDDWHPTQMLADALTIREHVKKPFSDVISAYVGDARFNTGRSFLISAAMLGQDVRIIAPSGYEPPADVVELAESFAKDTGARITITDSLNAVEGADAISTDVWVSMGEAKEVWSERIGALLPYQVNAELMKKAPDAVFMHCLPAFHDQETAVGREVYEAFNVTELEVTDEVFRSPASVVFDQAENRLHTIKAVMVSTLS, from the coding sequence ATGACTGAGCATATGACTGGACGTCACTTCCTGAAGGAAGCCGATTTCACTCCGGCCGAGTGGGTCTCGTTTGTTAATCTTGCGGGTGAACTCAAGGCTGAACGCGCCGCCGGCCGGGAGCAACAGCGTCTTGCCGGTAAGGCCATTGCTCTCATTTTTGAGAAGACCTCCACAAGAACTCGTGCAGCCTTTGAGGTCGCTGCAGTTCATCAGGGCGCGGCCACGACGTACCTGGATACGTCCGCTTCCCAGATTGGTCACAAGGAGTCAATCGAGGACACCGCTCGGGTGCTTGGCCGCATGTACGACGCAATCGAATTCCGCGGGGATCGGCAGGCCGATGTGGAGCTGCTAGCCGAGTCCGCCGGTGTGCCCGTCTACAACGGGCTGACCGATGACTGGCATCCAACGCAGATGCTGGCAGATGCTCTGACGATCCGCGAGCACGTGAAGAAGCCTTTTTCAGATGTCATCTCCGCATACGTTGGCGACGCTCGGTTCAATACGGGACGGTCTTTCCTGATCTCCGCAGCAATGCTGGGCCAGGACGTGAGGATCATCGCGCCGTCGGGCTATGAACCGCCTGCGGATGTGGTGGAGCTGGCCGAAAGTTTTGCAAAGGACACGGGCGCCCGGATCACGATCACCGATTCCCTCAACGCCGTCGAAGGAGCCGATGCCATCTCCACCGACGTGTGGGTGTCGATGGGAGAGGCCAAAGAGGTGTGGTCGGAAAGAATTGGCGCGCTTCTTCCCTACCAGGTGAACGCCGAGCTCATGAAGAAGGCACCGGACGCGGTCTTCATGCATTGCCTGCCCGCCTTCCACGATCAGGAAACGGCCGTTGGCCGCGAGGTCTACGAGGCATTCAATGTGACCGAGCTCGAGGTAACGGACGAGGTGTTCCGGTCCCCCGCTTCTGTCGTTTTTGATCAGGCCGAGAACCGGCTCCACACCATCAAGGCCGTCATGGTGTCGACTCTGTCGTGA
- the tyrS gene encoding tyrosine--tRNA ligase, whose translation MSHILDELQARGLIAQHTDIEALRATLDEGPITYYCGFDPTAASLHHGHLVQAILMRHLQYAGHNPLVLVGGATGMIGDPRDSGERTLNPEEQVAEWTQKLANQLSGFLSFEGENAARIVNNYDWTSEITAIDLLRNIGRYFRLGTMIAKDTVARRLASDEGISYTEFSYQILQANDFLELYRRYGCILQTGGNDQWGNLVGGMDLIHKAEGASVHVMTTPIITKSDGTKFGKTEGGAIWLDPTMMSPYAFYQFWLNQADADIERLLKVFTFIPLEEIDQIVAESLEKPYLRLGQRRLADEVTTFVHGAEATDRVKEASAALFGKVDPSGLDGDTLQDAVAELVSAPAEVGMSVVDLVEALGLEKGKGAARRTITAGGLSINSVKVEDPEATITDDQVLPGGIILVRKGKKNLAVGRLS comes from the coding sequence GTGTCCCACATTCTCGACGAGCTCCAGGCCCGCGGCCTGATTGCTCAGCACACGGACATCGAAGCATTGCGTGCGACGCTGGACGAGGGACCGATTACCTATTACTGCGGATTCGATCCGACGGCAGCGTCACTGCACCACGGCCACCTCGTCCAGGCCATCCTCATGAGGCACCTGCAGTACGCCGGCCACAACCCCCTCGTTCTCGTGGGAGGCGCCACCGGCATGATCGGTGACCCCCGCGATTCAGGGGAACGCACCCTCAACCCTGAAGAACAGGTAGCGGAGTGGACCCAGAAGCTGGCCAACCAGCTGTCCGGATTCCTCAGCTTTGAAGGTGAAAACGCTGCGCGGATCGTCAACAACTACGACTGGACGTCCGAAATCACGGCCATCGACCTGCTCCGCAACATTGGCAGGTACTTCCGTCTCGGCACGATGATCGCCAAGGACACCGTTGCTCGTCGCCTGGCATCCGACGAAGGAATCTCGTACACGGAGTTCTCCTACCAGATCCTGCAGGCAAACGACTTTCTCGAGCTATACCGCAGGTACGGCTGCATCCTCCAAACCGGTGGCAACGACCAGTGGGGCAACCTCGTCGGCGGCATGGACCTTATCCACAAGGCTGAGGGAGCATCCGTGCACGTCATGACCACCCCGATCATCACCAAGTCCGACGGCACGAAGTTTGGCAAGACAGAGGGCGGAGCCATCTGGCTCGACCCGACCATGATGAGCCCGTACGCCTTCTACCAGTTCTGGCTCAACCAGGCCGATGCCGATATTGAGCGCCTCCTCAAGGTCTTCACCTTCATCCCACTCGAAGAGATCGACCAGATCGTTGCCGAGTCCCTCGAGAAGCCGTACCTCCGCCTCGGCCAGCGCCGCCTCGCTGACGAGGTCACAACCTTCGTTCACGGCGCGGAAGCAACGGACCGTGTAAAGGAAGCTTCGGCTGCGCTCTTCGGCAAGGTTGATCCCTCGGGCCTCGACGGTGACACCCTGCAGGATGCTGTCGCCGAACTCGTCTCCGCTCCGGCTGAAGTTGGCATGTCGGTGGTGGATCTTGTGGAAGCACTCGGTCTTGAAAAGGGGAAGGGCGCGGCCCGCCGCACCATTACAGCCGGCGGCCTCTCCATCAACTCCGTCAAGGTGGAAGATCCGGAGGCCACCATCACCGATGATCAGGTTCTCCCGGGAGGAATCATTCTCGTCCGCAAGGGCAAGAAGAATTTGGCGGTAGGCAGGCTTTCCTAG
- the argH gene encoding argininosuccinate lyase: MTDNQLALWGGRFEGGPADALAHLSKSTHFDWRLALYDVAGSKAHARELNRAGLLTKTELVDMIKALEQLETDVLSGAFVAAPGDEDVHTALERGLLERAGDLGGKLRAGRSRNDQIATFIRMYLRDESRRIGGRVLDLAEALIDLAEKSGDAIMPGRTHLQHAQPVLVAHHLLAHAWPLLRDVARLEDADRRAAVSPYGSGALAGNTLSMNSKAIAEELGFDGVTENSIDGTASRDIAAEYAFVFALIGINLSRISEEIIIWNTKEFSFVTLDDAFSTGSSIMPQKKNPDVAELARGKSGRMIGDLTGLLATLKALPLAYDRDLQEDKEPIFDQVDTLDALLPAMTGMIATMALHYDRMAELAPQGFSLATDIAEWLVKQGVAFRDAHDISGSCVRLCEERGIELADMTDEDFASIDERLTPEVRSVLTVEGSVASRNGIGGTAPERVAEQRENARAELARLRKFTTPRA; encoded by the coding sequence ATGACCGATAACCAGCTCGCCCTGTGGGGAGGCCGCTTCGAAGGCGGCCCAGCCGACGCACTCGCACATCTCTCCAAGTCCACGCACTTCGACTGGCGCCTCGCGCTGTACGACGTCGCAGGATCGAAGGCTCACGCCCGAGAGCTGAACCGCGCCGGCCTGCTGACGAAGACCGAGCTGGTCGACATGATCAAGGCACTCGAGCAGCTCGAGACCGATGTGTTGTCCGGTGCCTTTGTCGCAGCACCCGGTGACGAAGACGTTCACACGGCACTGGAGCGCGGCCTTCTTGAGCGCGCTGGCGACCTCGGTGGAAAGCTCCGTGCGGGTCGCTCCCGTAACGACCAGATCGCCACTTTTATCCGGATGTACCTGCGCGACGAGTCCCGCCGCATTGGCGGAAGGGTTCTTGACCTTGCCGAGGCACTCATTGACCTCGCTGAGAAGTCCGGCGATGCGATCATGCCGGGACGCACCCACCTGCAGCACGCTCAGCCCGTCCTCGTCGCACACCATCTCCTGGCGCACGCATGGCCGCTTCTACGGGACGTGGCACGTTTGGAGGATGCTGACCGCAGGGCCGCGGTTTCTCCGTACGGTTCCGGCGCCCTTGCCGGTAACACGCTCTCGATGAACTCGAAGGCGATTGCGGAAGAACTCGGCTTCGATGGCGTGACCGAGAACTCGATCGACGGCACGGCTTCCCGCGACATTGCGGCCGAGTATGCCTTTGTCTTTGCCCTTATTGGAATCAACCTGTCAAGGATCTCCGAAGAGATCATCATCTGGAACACGAAGGAATTCTCCTTCGTGACCCTCGATGATGCTTTCTCGACCGGATCGTCAATCATGCCGCAAAAGAAGAATCCGGACGTCGCCGAACTTGCTCGCGGCAAGTCGGGCCGCATGATCGGTGACCTCACGGGCCTGCTTGCGACCCTGAAGGCGCTTCCGCTCGCGTACGACCGCGACCTGCAGGAAGACAAGGAACCGATCTTCGACCAGGTCGATACCCTCGATGCTCTTTTGCCGGCCATGACCGGCATGATCGCCACCATGGCACTGCACTACGACCGCATGGCCGAGCTGGCACCCCAGGGCTTCTCCCTTGCCACCGACATTGCGGAGTGGCTTGTCAAGCAGGGCGTCGCCTTCCGCGACGCGCACGACATCTCGGGCTCCTGCGTCAGGCTCTGCGAAGAGCGCGGCATCGAGCTTGCCGACATGACCGATGAGGACTTCGCTTCGATCGATGAGCGGCTCACGCCCGAGGTTCGTTCCGTGCTGACAGTCGAAGGCTCGGTTGCATCCCGTAACGGAATCGGCGGAACCGCTCCCGAGCGTGTTGCCGAGCAGCGCGAGAACGCTCGTGCGGAGCTTGCTCGTCTGAGGAAGTTCACCACCCCGCGTGCTTGA
- a CDS encoding EVE domain-containing protein produces MATFLFLVNPELAYDPYPDWERWEPLIAEGKFPSSTWNTGMRRQGIVPGDRGLIVKVGREPRGLVGACIITSEIYLGPHWNPEARSVETGYVDIEMREVIDLEDPVTLDELRTVAPHVLWTPRQSGTRVPDIEAETVWSILFDETGDSE; encoded by the coding sequence ATGGCTACTTTTCTCTTTCTTGTTAATCCCGAGCTTGCCTACGATCCCTACCCGGACTGGGAACGCTGGGAGCCGCTCATCGCGGAAGGGAAGTTTCCGTCGTCAACGTGGAACACGGGCATGAGAAGACAGGGGATTGTGCCGGGGGACCGGGGTCTGATCGTCAAAGTGGGGCGGGAACCGCGCGGACTCGTCGGTGCCTGCATTATTACGTCAGAGATTTACTTAGGTCCGCACTGGAACCCGGAAGCACGGTCCGTTGAAACCGGCTATGTGGATATCGAGATGAGAGAGGTCATCGACCTTGAAGATCCGGTGACCCTGGACGAACTGCGCACCGTAGCGCCACATGTTCTCTGGACACCCAGACAATCCGGCACTCGGGTTCCCGACATAGAAGCAGAGACAGTGTGGTCGATTCTGTTCGATGAGACCGGCGATAGCGAGTGA
- a CDS encoding DNA-3-methyladenine glycosylase: MLDLSGDPCDLGPKLLGTVIRTDVAIRIVEVEAYRGEQDPGSHAYRGKTRRNASMFGPPGHLYVYFIYGMHWSANLVCWPEGRAGGLLLRAGEVVENHEAARKRRPAAKSDRDLARGPARLAQALGIDGSFDGTAVHQQRSSVDRYGQSSGLGENHVDESATGVLGADTALVTPTGDPVRVELEVPSVRAPWTQGPRVGVSGEGGSEEYSWRFWIPGDRHVSPYRPGKPAR; the protein is encoded by the coding sequence GTGCTTGATCTTTCCGGTGACCCCTGCGACCTCGGTCCGAAGCTGCTCGGTACAGTTATTCGGACCGATGTTGCTATCCGGATCGTAGAAGTCGAGGCATACAGGGGAGAGCAGGATCCCGGCTCCCATGCTTACCGCGGGAAAACGAGACGGAATGCTTCCATGTTCGGTCCTCCCGGACACCTGTATGTCTACTTCATTTACGGCATGCACTGGTCTGCCAACCTCGTGTGCTGGCCCGAAGGCCGAGCGGGCGGACTCTTGCTAAGGGCCGGTGAGGTCGTCGAAAACCACGAGGCAGCTCGAAAGCGCAGGCCCGCCGCTAAATCCGACCGGGATCTTGCTCGCGGCCCAGCCCGGCTTGCCCAGGCTCTCGGTATCGATGGCTCTTTCGATGGCACTGCGGTTCATCAGCAGCGCAGTTCAGTAGACCGGTACGGTCAGAGCAGTGGATTGGGTGAAAACCACGTGGATGAAAGCGCGACCGGCGTTCTTGGTGCAGACACCGCGCTGGTAACGCCGACTGGGGACCCCGTCCGTGTCGAGCTGGAAGTGCCGTCCGTTCGCGCACCGTGGACTCAGGGCCCTCGGGTCGGGGTCTCCGGAGAAGGTGGGAGCGAGGAATACTCGTGGCGGTTCTGGATCCCAGGCGACCGGCATGTCAGCCCCTACCGTCCCGGGAAACCGGCACGCTGA
- a CDS encoding MFS transporter — protein sequence MSSPLRALAAPIYIPSLIYSIGNGALQPVIVLAALDIGFGEAGSSAVLGVAGVIGVFTAPLLGKFITRVSDRRSLIIASLLALAALAVSTTALFFPGTFFAKAAFLLGIAIIAISLNVWTLARQAYIADALPGIWRGRGLSTLGGMLRLGVLVGPLISTALIALWGLESVFVMNAVTVAISLALIVRYLVPLPKPAEASQGKDGSAPAADADQGEPSSAQSGTVEIARTEAKDSAGAGGTSHKRYLPTDAHPGGVPRPELKATVIAGIGITSLTILRANKNVIIPLWGTALGLDNELITLAFAASALIDTVLFYPAGKLADRKGRLWALMPSLTIMSAAIILMVSWGTVPGFFIGAALLGFGNGFGSGILMTLGADLSPSTNRATFLGYWQAIANSGSAAGPFVVSGLTAALGISAGLWATAGLGLFGAVWFRLLLPKTYARLGLNLRGMPIQSRDFNR from the coding sequence GTGAGCAGTCCCCTGCGGGCGCTGGCCGCGCCAATCTACATTCCGTCGCTGATCTATTCGATCGGAAACGGGGCCCTTCAACCTGTCATTGTCCTTGCGGCGCTCGACATCGGGTTCGGGGAGGCCGGATCGTCAGCTGTTCTTGGCGTGGCCGGCGTCATCGGGGTGTTCACCGCTCCGCTGCTTGGCAAGTTCATCACCCGCGTTAGCGACAGGCGTTCACTCATCATCGCGAGCCTTCTGGCCCTCGCAGCACTAGCAGTATCGACCACGGCACTGTTCTTTCCGGGCACATTCTTCGCAAAGGCCGCTTTCCTTCTCGGCATCGCCATTATCGCCATCTCACTCAACGTGTGGACACTGGCACGCCAGGCCTATATTGCCGACGCCTTGCCGGGGATATGGCGGGGGCGCGGGCTCTCGACCCTGGGCGGAATGCTCAGGCTCGGCGTACTTGTCGGCCCGCTGATCTCGACTGCTCTTATCGCACTGTGGGGCCTGGAATCCGTGTTCGTCATGAATGCCGTCACGGTCGCAATCTCCCTCGCGCTCATCGTTCGCTACCTCGTTCCCCTGCCCAAACCCGCAGAAGCATCTCAAGGTAAAGATGGCTCGGCTCCCGCCGCCGACGCAGATCAGGGTGAGCCCAGTTCAGCTCAATCCGGGACAGTTGAGATTGCTCGGACCGAGGCCAAGGACTCGGCAGGCGCTGGTGGAACAAGCCACAAACGGTATCTGCCCACAGATGCACATCCCGGCGGTGTTCCCCGACCTGAGCTGAAAGCCACGGTCATTGCGGGCATCGGCATCACCTCGCTGACGATTTTGCGAGCCAACAAGAACGTCATCATTCCCCTCTGGGGAACTGCCCTGGGGCTCGATAATGAGCTCATCACTCTGGCTTTCGCGGCCTCCGCCCTGATCGACACTGTCCTCTTCTATCCGGCAGGAAAACTTGCTGACAGGAAGGGCAGGCTCTGGGCTCTCATGCCGTCACTGACCATCATGTCTGCCGCCATCATTCTCATGGTGTCGTGGGGAACCGTTCCCGGATTCTTTATTGGGGCGGCTCTCCTCGGATTTGGTAACGGCTTCGGCTCCGGAATCCTCATGACCCTCGGTGCCGACCTTTCGCCGTCGACCAACAGGGCAACGTTCCTCGGGTACTGGCAGGCAATAGCTAACTCGGGAAGCGCGGCCGGACCCTTCGTCGTTTCGGGGCTCACCGCCGCCCTTGGAATCTCAGCGGGACTCTGGGCAACGGCGGGCCTCGGCCTGTTCGGTGCCGTCTGGTTCCGTCTCCTCCTACCCAAGACCTATGCCCGGCTCGGGTTGAATCTGCGTGGCATGCCCATACAGTCGCGGGACTTCAACCGTTAG